GGCAAAAACCCGGTTAATGATTGCCACGAGATGGTGGAAGACGCCAAAGGACGGCTAATTCTGCTGACCAACGAAACCAAAAACAACATTATCATCTACGATAAATCGGGCAAACTGCTTGAAACCTGGGGCAACAGCTACCCCGGCGGACACGGTTTGACGCTTTCCAACGAAGGGGGAGACCAGTTTCTTTTTATCTGCGACAACAACCGGCACCAGGTCATCAAAACCGACTTGAAAGGCAAAGTCCTGATGACGCTCGATTATCCGAAAGAAACCGGAAAATACGATTACCCCACCCAGTTTACGCCCACAGAAACCGCTATTAACCCCGCCAACGGGGATATTTATGTGGCCGACGGCTACGGTTTAAACTACATTACGCAGTACGACAGCAAGGGCAAATACATCCGGCACTGGGGTGGCAAGGGCAGCGAAAACGGCCAGTTTGACTGCTGCCACGGCATCCTGGTCGATACGCGCAACAAAGCCAATCCGACCCTGCTGATCACCGACCGACGGCACAACTGCCTGAAACGGTTTACGCTCGACGGCAAATACCTGTCCACCATCGCCCTACCCGGTTCCTACATCTGCCGACCGGTGCTGCACGGTGATATGATTTACGGCGCGGTTTTCCGCAGTACGTCGGATGCCTATCCGAACTCGGGTTACATCCAGATTCTGGACAAAAACGACAAGGTGGTGTCGACGCCGGGCGGTACGGCTCCGGTTTACAAAGACGGTAAACTCGAAGAACAGCGGAAGGACATGACCAGCACGGCTTTCATGCACCCGCACGATGTGCTGGTTGATGGCGACGAGAATGTTTACGTGCCGCAGTGGGCTTCGCAGAAAACCTACCCGGTTAAATTACAACGTGTTAGTTAACTGAGCCGGTGCGCTGCTAAGTGCTTTTTGCCTAGCTGGCTTCAGGAATGCTATAAAACCGTCAGGCCGGGCCAAGAACAAATGGGGTCCGGCCTAATTGGGTATGGGCAGTCGGTTGAGCACAACCGGCGGTCCAGAATTTGAAATTGATCCTACTCCCGACTTAATCAATTCAATGCTTAGTTTAATTCTCCTGCAGGCCCCCTCTCCCCAACCTTCCGAGTGGGCGCTGTTTCTCGGACGGTTTCACCCGCTGATCGTCCACCTGCCCATCGGTTTTCTGCTGATTGCCGGCTTGCTGGAACTAGACCGGGTAACGCGCCGACAAAGCGTTAGCTCTCACACCATTACACTGATTTTGTTCTGGTCGGCGGTCAGCGCAACGATGGCTTGTATTTTCGGATACCTGCTTTCGCTGGGTGGTGGCTACGACGAACAAACGCTGAGCCTGCACATGTGGGAAGGCATTGGGGTGGCGGTTTTTGCCTGGATTGCCTGGGCCGTCAAACACGAACGCATCGGCCCCCGGATTCGGCTGGGGCAGTTGTTTTACTTCCCGGCCCTGGGTGTGGGCATCCTGTTGCTGCTGGCGGCTGGCCACGAAGGCGGTTCGCTCACGCACGGTTCTGATTTTCTGACCCAATACACCCCCGAACCGTTTCGGTCGCTGGCGGGCATTCCGCCCCGGGAGCAGACCGTTGAAGACATTCCCGTCATTACCGACGTCAATCAGGCGATGGTGTACCAGCAAATCGTGCATCCCATTCTGAAAACCCGGTGCATTCAATGCCACAATCCGGAAAAATCGAAGGGAGACCTGCGGCTGGATTCTCCCGAAATGATCAGGAAGGGCAGCGAAGACGGCCCGATTGTCGTGGCTGGGAAAGCCGATCAAAGCCGTCTGATGAAGGTCTGCCTGTTGCCGGAAGAAGACGACGATCACATGCCACCCAAAGGCAAGCCCCAGCTCAACGAGAACCAGCTGGCCCTGCTGACATGGTGGATCAATCAGGGGGCGCCGTTCGACAAACGAGTGGCGGAACTCAAGGTAACGGACGACATTAAACCGGCTCTGGCCTCGCTGGGACCCGGAAGCGCCACGGGTGGTCAGGCGGTTGCCAGCGGCCCGGCCCCCGAATCGCCGGTTTTGACCATGAAGCTTCCGGCGGCCGACCCCAAGGCCGTTGATGAATTACGCAAAACGGGCCTGCTGATTCTGCCGTTGTCGAAAGAACAAAACCAATTGGAAGTCAGCGCCGTCAACGCCCGGACGTTCAGCGATGCTCAGGCTACGGCCCTGCCCAAACTGAGCCAGCAGATTGTGTGGCTTAAATTGGGTGATACCGAAATTTCTGATGCGACACTCGCCCAGGTGGCTCAGTTGAAGAACCTCCAGAAGCTGCATCTGGAACAAACTAAAGTAACCGACGCGGGGCTTAAAAACCTGAAAAGCCTGCCTTACCTGGAATACCTGAATCTGTACGGCACCGCCGTAACCGATGCCGGCTTGAAGGAACTGGCCGGAATGAAAAACCTGAAAACCGTATACCTCTGGCAAACCAAAGTGACCGACGCGGGTGTGGCGGAGTTGAAGAGGACAATGCCAAATCTGGAAGTCAACATGGGGCTGGGCGAAAGCTCCATTGCGCAGTTTGCGAAAGCCGATTCAGCGGCCAACGGGTCCGATAAAGCCAAGTAATCGAGTCAAATGTCAAGAAAGTACACTTTTTTGTAACCAAATTGGCTATTTACCGATTTATTTTATATAATTTTGTAGATTCTTTGCATTTTTCCCCCAAAAACTTCTGTTCGTATGCGTCATTTAACCGACATACGATTTCAATCCCTGCTTTTAAGTACGGCAGTCGGGCTATTCGCAATGGCCGTCTGGAGTGCCTGTGATCCCCATGTCGACAAACCGGCAGAACTGGTAGCGCTGGAAGGCAGCCTGCCCGAAAAAGTTGATTACAATCTGCACATAAAGCCGATTTTGTCCGACCGCTGTTTTGCCTGCCACGGCCCCGACAAAGCCAAACAACAGGCGGGTCTGCGGCTCGACACCCCCGAAGGCGCGTACGAAGCCCTGGCCGAAAGTGGCAAAACGGCCATTGTGCCCGGCAGTCTGGCCAAAAGCGAAGCTTACCACCGCATTGTTTCCAGCGACCCGGAATACCGGATGCCGACGCCCGAATCAAATCTGGTGTTGACCAACGAGGAGAAGGCCCTGCTCGTGCGCTGGATTGAACAGGGGGCCGAATACAAACCGCACTGGTCGCTGATTGCGCCGACCCTAACGGAGGTTCCCAAGGTAAAAAATGCAGCCTGGCCCAAAAATGAAATCGACGGGTTCGTTCTCAGGAAACTCGAAGAGAAGGGCCTCACACCGAATCCTGAAGCCGACAAGGCAACCCTGCTGCGCCGGGTGACGCTCGACCTGACGGGTCTGCCCCCGACGGTGGCCGAAGTCGACGCTTTTCTGGCCGACCAATCGCCCAACGCTTACGAAAAGGTGGTAAACCGCCTGCTCAACAGTCCGCATTACGGCGAACGCCAGGCCGCTGAGTGGCTGGATGCCGCCCGGTATGCCGACACCCACGGTTATCAGGACGACGGCCTGCGAACCATGTGGCCCTACCGCAACTGGGTTATTACGGCCTACAACAAAAACCTGCGGTTCGATAAGTTCATCACCTGGCAACTGGCGGGCGATATGCTGCCGAATCCGACGCAAAACATGCTACTGGCGACGGCCTTTAACCGCAACCACCAGCAAAGCCAGGAGGGCGGTATTGTGGACGAAGAATACCGGGTGGAGTATGTCGCCGACCGGGTCAATACATTCGGGAGAGCGATGCTGGGCATGACCGTCGAGTGCGCCCGTTGCCACGACCACAAATATGACCCCATCAGTCAGAAGGATTATTACAGCCTGTTTGCCTTTTTTAACAACAACAACGAGCGCGGCCAAATTCCGTACAACGGCGAACCCGCCCCAACCATTACGCTTACCTCCGCGGCTACCGAAGCCCAACTGAAGTATATCCACGAAAACATCAAGCCCTTACAAGAGCGCCTGAACATCAACCGCCCGGAATACCAGCAGGCATTTGGCCGGTGGCTGACTGAGGCCGAACGAAGCCCCAGATCGTCGATCAACGAGGGACTGACGGCGCACTATACCTTCGACGAAGCCGACCGGCTGGATTTCAAAGCTTACGAACATTCGGAGGAAAAGAAAATTAAAGACGCCGAGCGAAAAAAAGAGTATGAGTTAAAGAAAAAGGAAGAAGAACGGCGGAAAAAACTGGGCTTGCCGGAGCTGAAGCAGCCGGTGGTTCCGAAAACCCGTGAAGAACTGGAAAAAGACCCCCGCAATGCGTTCCGCAACCAGATCAACGATACGCTTCCGGCGCGGCTGGCGGGCGATCCCGAAAGTTTACCGTACCAAGTGAAAGGGCGGGTTGGCATGGCGCGCTACCTGAAAGGCGACAGCAACATTGAACTGCCCCGCAAAGTCGGCTTTTTTGAGCAGAACCAGCCTTTTACGGTCAGCGCCTGGTTCAATGTAGCCAAACCGGGGCTTGAAGGAATGCTGATGGGCAAGTCGAACGGGCCGTTTGACGGCAACCGGGGCTACCAAGTTGAACTGCTGAAAGACGGACGGTTTAAACTGACGATCAACCACGTCTGGCCCGACAACAGCCTGGATGTCGAAACCGTTGGTAAAATTCGCTATAAACACTGGTTTCATCTCGCCATGACCTACGACGGGTCGGGCCGGGCGGGCGGCATTAAGCTGTATCTGGATGGCCAACCAGCTTCCCTGCAACTTGTGACCGACAACCTGCGACACAGTATCGATCATGGACAAAACGGCCAGAACTGGACAGGCTCGCCGTTTTTGATCGGGCGGATTCACGACCACTACATCAAAGATTACGCCGTTGACGAGCTACGGATTTATAACCGCAGCCTGACCCCGCTGGAAATCCCCGCGCTGGCGGGTCAGCCGGATGCGCTGACGACGGCTTTGCGTACCCCGGCCGCGAAACGCACGGCAACCCAGCGCGCCGGATTGTATACGTATTACGTCACCAACCACGATTCAACCTACCGGAAAGCCTTTGCAGAAGCGCAGGCATTGCGGGCGAAGGAGTTAGGGCTTTACAACAACTCCCACCAGGTAATGGTGATGAAAGAGCGGAAATACCCCCGCAAAACCTTCCTGCTGAAACGGGGAGCCTACGATGCACCGGGCGAAGAAGTAAAAGCCGAAACGCCTGCCCAACTGATGCCGTTCCCGGCGGAATACCCGAAAAACCGGCTGGGGCTGGCTAAATGGCTGCTGCACCCGGATAATTCGCTCTTCAGCCGCGTCATGGTCAACCGGTTCTGGCAGCAGTATTTCGGGCAGGGTCTGGTGAAAAGCAGCGACGACTTCGGCAACCAGGGCAACCTTCCCTCCCATCCCGAACTGCTGGACTACCTCGCCGTTCGGTTCCGGGACGGCGCGGGCGCATCGGGCGTCTGGAACGCGAAAGCCCTGCACAAGCTGATTGTCATGTCGGCAACGTACCGGCAATCTTCGGTGGCGGATGCCAAAAAGCTGGAAGCCGATCTGGACAACTCGCTGCTCTCGCGCGGCCCGAGCTTCCGGATGTCGGCCGAACAGATCCGGGACATTGCCCTGGCGTCCAGCGGGTTGTTGACCAAGAAAATTGGCGGCCCCAGCGTTCATCCGTACCAGCCCGCCGGCATCTGGGAAGCCCTGGCGACCCGGAATGCCATCAATTACGTGCAAAACCACGGCGATAGCTTGTACCGCCGGAGTCTGTATACGGTCTGGAAGCGGTCTTCGCCCCCGCCGATGATGCTCAACTTCGACGCATCCGAACGGCATACATGCATTGTCAAACGGCAAAAAACCTCGACGCCCCTGCAGGCCCTGGTCACCCTGAACGATCCGCAGTTTGTGGAAGCCGCCCGGGTGTTGGGCCAAAAAGCGTGCGGCATGGGGCTTCAGGAAGAGCCGTTGATTGATTATTTATTTAAAGCCGTCACCAGCCGCCCGGCCCGCCCGACGGAAACGGCGCTGATGAAGCAATTGTACGTGGAAGAACTGGCCGATTTTCGAAAAAATCCGAAACGAACCGCAGCCTTGTTGAGTGTAGGGGAATTCCCGGTCGATGCCAGAATTCCGAAACCGGAGCTGGCCGCCTGGACAATCGTGACCAGCACCATCATGAACGTCGACGAAGCCATTATCAAACGATAACCCTCCGCTCAGCTCTAAATCTTCTCTGTTTAACTCCGCGAAACGATTCAAAACCATTTCGCAGCGTTTAGCGGAGAGTAATAAAGTTAAGCGAAGAAAAATTGAAGGTCATGTACAACCTGGAAGACGAAATACACGATCAGTTGAGCCGCCGGAACTTTCTGGGAAAAACCAGCGCCGGTCTGGGGGCCATGGCCCTCGCGTCGCTGCTCAATCCCGGTAAGGCGCTGGCGGGCAGTGAGGAAACCCGGGCGCCGGGCAAACCGCACTTTTCGCCCAAGGTAAAGCGGGTGATCTACCTTTTTCAAAGCGGAGCGCCCTCGCAGTTGGACCTGTTCGATTACAAGCCCAAGCTGGAAACCATGTGGGGGCAGGATTTGCCCGAATCCGTACGCAAGGGGCAGCGCCTGACGGGTATGACGGCCGGACAAAGCCGGTTTCCGCTGGCGGCTTCCAAATTCAAGTTTGCCAAACACGGCCAGAGTCAGATGTGGGTCAGTGAACTGCTGCCGTACACCTCCCGCATCACGGACGATCTGTGTTTCATCCGGTCGATGCACACCGAAGCCATCAACCACGACCCGGCGGTGACCTTCTTTCAGACGGGTTCGCAGCAGGCCGGGCGGCCGTCGTTTGGGTCCTGGGCCAGCTACGGGCTGGGTTCCGACAACCAGAACTTACCGGCGTTTGTTGTGCTGCTCTCGAAAGGCCGCGACGGCGACCAACCGCTATACGCCAAGCTCTGGAGCAACGGTTTTCTGCCCTCGGTGCACCAGGGCGTGGTGTTCCGCTCCGGTCCCGACCCGGTTTACTACCTCAACAACCCGCCGGGCATCGATAAAACCAGCCGTCGGCGGATGCTCGATTACCTCGGCAAACTGCACCAGGAACAATTCAAACACGTACTCGACCCGGAAATTAACAACCGAATGGCGCAGTACGAAATGGCGTACCGGATGCAGACGTCGGTGCCCGAAACGCTCGACATTTCGAAAGAACCAAATTACATTTTCGACCTGTATGGTCCGGATTCGCGCAAACCGGGCACGTTTGCGGCCAACTGCATCCTGGCCCGTAAGCTCATCGAAAAAGATGTCAAGTTTGTGCAGTTGTACCATCAGGGCTGGGATCAGCACGGTAATTTGCCCAACGATATCAAGATCCAAACCAAGAGCGTCGACCAGCCGTCGGCAGCCCTGATCATGGATTTGAAACAGCGCGGACTGCTCGACGATACGCTGGTGATCTGGGGCGGGGAGTTTGGCCGGACGAATTATTCGCAGGGAAAACTCTCGAAAGAAAACTACGGCCGCGACCACCACCCGCGCTGTTTTACGGTCTGGATGGCGGGCGCGGGCGTCAGGAAAAGCATGGTGTACGGCGAAACCGACGAGTTTGGTTATAACGTTGTCAAAGACCCGGTTCACGTTCACGACTTTCAGGCCACCATTTTGCACCTGATGGGCATCGATCACGAAAAACTGGTTTTCAAACACCAGGGCCGCCGGTACCGGCTAACCGATGTGCACGGAAAAGTGGTAAAACCGCTGTTGATGTAAGCTTTTTCAAGACTTCACTACTCCAAAAGCCCGCGGCTAAAAACCGGGGGCTTTATTTTGGCTTGAACAATCCTGGTTCTCCTTCCTATATTTGCGCCAAACTAACCTCCTACATTGATGGCTGCTTTAGACGTTGTGAAGAAATACTACGATTGCTTCAATCAGAAAGACTGGAACGGTATGCTGGCGCTCGTTTCACCCGACATCCGCCACGAACCCAACCAGGGCGAAGCACGCATTGGTCTCGAAAAATTTACGGCTTTTGTCCACCACATGGACGAATCGTACGACGAAACGCTGACGGACATGGTTTTCTTTACCGAACCGGCGGGTCAGCGCGTTGCTGTTGAATTCGTCGTCAACGGTGTTTATAAAAAGGCGGAAGAGGGCCTACCCGCGGCCACGAATCAAACCTACATAGTGCCAGCGGCTGCCTTTCTGGAAGTGGCCAACGATCAAATTACCCGCGTAACGACGTACTACAACCTGCCGCACTGGATCAAAGCCGTTTCGGAATAAACCGCAGCCAATGCAGTCACTTTCTTTCCAGACGAAACAAGGACGGGAGATCGAATCGGTTTTCGACGGGCTGGCGGCCCTGCGCATCGCCGTCTTTCGCGACTACCCGTATCTTTACGAGGGCACGATTGACTACGAGAAAGCGTATCTGAAAACCTACTCCCGGTCGGAGCGGTCGTTTCTGTTTGCCATATACGACGGTCCGGCGATGGTGGGGGCCACGACCTGCATTCCGTTGAGCGATGAAACCGCCGACGTTCGGCAACCGTTCGAAGCCGCGGGTTTTGACGGCAGTACCATCTTTTACTTCGGCGAGAGCATCCTGCTGCCGGAATACCGGGGCCTGGGTTTAGGGCACCGGTTTTTCGATGAGCGGGAAGCACACGCCCGCAGTTTTGGGCGCTACCAAACGGCCTGCTTCTGCGCGGTCGAACGTCCGGAAGACCACCCGGCCAAACCCGCCGATTACCGCCCCAACGACGCATTCTGGCTCAAGAGAGGGTATTCCAAAGTTCTCTCTTTACGCACATACATGGAATGGCCGGATCGGGGCGCTGAAGTTTCGACGCGCAAACCAATGGTATACTGGATGCGGGATTTGTGAGCATTCAGGGCGCTTTTGGCTAAAAATCTTTGCCACAACGTGCCAACAATTTCCGGTTTTGCGGCTTTTATAGTAAACTCCTCTAAAACCATGAACTGGACAGATTTTTGGGATAATTTCAGCCAGATTGGTCCTGAAATCGATCGCTGGCTGCGACATAATCGAAAGCTATCGGGCTGGTTGCTGCTGGCAGTAGCC
This Larkinella insperata DNA region includes the following protein-coding sequences:
- a CDS encoding c-type cytochrome domain-containing protein gives rise to the protein MLSLILLQAPSPQPSEWALFLGRFHPLIVHLPIGFLLIAGLLELDRVTRRQSVSSHTITLILFWSAVSATMACIFGYLLSLGGGYDEQTLSLHMWEGIGVAVFAWIAWAVKHERIGPRIRLGQLFYFPALGVGILLLLAAGHEGGSLTHGSDFLTQYTPEPFRSLAGIPPREQTVEDIPVITDVNQAMVYQQIVHPILKTRCIQCHNPEKSKGDLRLDSPEMIRKGSEDGPIVVAGKADQSRLMKVCLLPEEDDDHMPPKGKPQLNENQLALLTWWINQGAPFDKRVAELKVTDDIKPALASLGPGSATGGQAVASGPAPESPVLTMKLPAADPKAVDELRKTGLLILPLSKEQNQLEVSAVNARTFSDAQATALPKLSQQIVWLKLGDTEISDATLAQVAQLKNLQKLHLEQTKVTDAGLKNLKSLPYLEYLNLYGTAVTDAGLKELAGMKNLKTVYLWQTKVTDAGVAELKRTMPNLEVNMGLGESSIAQFAKADSAANGSDKAK
- a CDS encoding 6-bladed beta-propeller, translating into MASKSVNRRTFLNQAAAATAVGLAIPNINFGAPPKADEVVIGHGSHRYRVVPNWGVLDAGKNPVNDCHEMVEDAKGRLILLTNETKNNIIIYDKSGKLLETWGNSYPGGHGLTLSNEGGDQFLFICDNNRHQVIKTDLKGKVLMTLDYPKETGKYDYPTQFTPTETAINPANGDIYVADGYGLNYITQYDSKGKYIRHWGGKGSENGQFDCCHGILVDTRNKANPTLLITDRRHNCLKRFTLDGKYLSTIALPGSYICRPVLHGDMIYGAVFRSTSDAYPNSGYIQILDKNDKVVSTPGGTAPVYKDGKLEEQRKDMTSTAFMHPHDVLVDGDENVYVPQWASQKTYPVKLQRVS
- a CDS encoding DUF1501 domain-containing protein yields the protein MYNLEDEIHDQLSRRNFLGKTSAGLGAMALASLLNPGKALAGSEETRAPGKPHFSPKVKRVIYLFQSGAPSQLDLFDYKPKLETMWGQDLPESVRKGQRLTGMTAGQSRFPLAASKFKFAKHGQSQMWVSELLPYTSRITDDLCFIRSMHTEAINHDPAVTFFQTGSQQAGRPSFGSWASYGLGSDNQNLPAFVVLLSKGRDGDQPLYAKLWSNGFLPSVHQGVVFRSGPDPVYYLNNPPGIDKTSRRRMLDYLGKLHQEQFKHVLDPEINNRMAQYEMAYRMQTSVPETLDISKEPNYIFDLYGPDSRKPGTFAANCILARKLIEKDVKFVQLYHQGWDQHGNLPNDIKIQTKSVDQPSAALIMDLKQRGLLDDTLVIWGGEFGRTNYSQGKLSKENYGRDHHPRCFTVWMAGAGVRKSMVYGETDEFGYNVVKDPVHVHDFQATILHLMGIDHEKLVFKHQGRRYRLTDVHGKVVKPLLM
- a CDS encoding DUF1553 domain-containing protein, which gives rise to MRHLTDIRFQSLLLSTAVGLFAMAVWSACDPHVDKPAELVALEGSLPEKVDYNLHIKPILSDRCFACHGPDKAKQQAGLRLDTPEGAYEALAESGKTAIVPGSLAKSEAYHRIVSSDPEYRMPTPESNLVLTNEEKALLVRWIEQGAEYKPHWSLIAPTLTEVPKVKNAAWPKNEIDGFVLRKLEEKGLTPNPEADKATLLRRVTLDLTGLPPTVAEVDAFLADQSPNAYEKVVNRLLNSPHYGERQAAEWLDAARYADTHGYQDDGLRTMWPYRNWVITAYNKNLRFDKFITWQLAGDMLPNPTQNMLLATAFNRNHQQSQEGGIVDEEYRVEYVADRVNTFGRAMLGMTVECARCHDHKYDPISQKDYYSLFAFFNNNNERGQIPYNGEPAPTITLTSAATEAQLKYIHENIKPLQERLNINRPEYQQAFGRWLTEAERSPRSSINEGLTAHYTFDEADRLDFKAYEHSEEKKIKDAERKKEYELKKKEEERRKKLGLPELKQPVVPKTREELEKDPRNAFRNQINDTLPARLAGDPESLPYQVKGRVGMARYLKGDSNIELPRKVGFFEQNQPFTVSAWFNVAKPGLEGMLMGKSNGPFDGNRGYQVELLKDGRFKLTINHVWPDNSLDVETVGKIRYKHWFHLAMTYDGSGRAGGIKLYLDGQPASLQLVTDNLRHSIDHGQNGQNWTGSPFLIGRIHDHYIKDYAVDELRIYNRSLTPLEIPALAGQPDALTTALRTPAAKRTATQRAGLYTYYVTNHDSTYRKAFAEAQALRAKELGLYNNSHQVMVMKERKYPRKTFLLKRGAYDAPGEEVKAETPAQLMPFPAEYPKNRLGLAKWLLHPDNSLFSRVMVNRFWQQYFGQGLVKSSDDFGNQGNLPSHPELLDYLAVRFRDGAGASGVWNAKALHKLIVMSATYRQSSVADAKKLEADLDNSLLSRGPSFRMSAEQIRDIALASSGLLTKKIGGPSVHPYQPAGIWEALATRNAINYVQNHGDSLYRRSLYTVWKRSSPPPMMLNFDASERHTCIVKRQKTSTPLQALVTLNDPQFVEAARVLGQKACGMGLQEEPLIDYLFKAVTSRPARPTETALMKQLYVEELADFRKNPKRTAALLSVGEFPVDARIPKPELAAWTIVTSTIMNVDEAIIKR
- a CDS encoding GNAT family N-acetyltransferase, whose product is MQSLSFQTKQGREIESVFDGLAALRIAVFRDYPYLYEGTIDYEKAYLKTYSRSERSFLFAIYDGPAMVGATTCIPLSDETADVRQPFEAAGFDGSTIFYFGESILLPEYRGLGLGHRFFDEREAHARSFGRYQTACFCAVERPEDHPAKPADYRPNDAFWLKRGYSKVLSLRTYMEWPDRGAEVSTRKPMVYWMRDL
- a CDS encoding nuclear transport factor 2 family protein translates to MAALDVVKKYYDCFNQKDWNGMLALVSPDIRHEPNQGEARIGLEKFTAFVHHMDESYDETLTDMVFFTEPAGQRVAVEFVVNGVYKKAEEGLPAATNQTYIVPAAAFLEVANDQITRVTTYYNLPHWIKAVSE